ctcgtcgagataatccgtgacgccaggagggggagggatgaaggtgcgcatgtcggcatactccgcgatgcggtacgcgcgatcctgccgcttggcggagaggatcgggtccagatccgtttctgcgccttcgcgcacgccggtaagggcgtccagattgagctccgggtaccaggagcaggcgacgcggagggcggagtccgctccggcgcgggcagcagagcactgccactcgcggatcctcctgccggcacctttcagacggtcgttgatgagggagaaggtgtccggcacctcctcgccaggccataaagtcctgtatagctgggtagctacatcagggatgtccgaaagattgcggtctatgcagcgcatatgggacacccgcgcgttaagcgcgaccagatggtccttgggcgtccatggcacggtaagatccgcttggcctttgtccttgcgctgcgcgtcgaccttcttgacggcatacctctgcgagtccggaaagaggcctgtgcaaagaaagaaaaagcttaaggaaaagagtccggaagaaaaagagaccggaagaaaaagagaccggaagaaaaagagaccggagagaaaagaatccggaagaagagagaccggacggaaagatagcggaaacaaaaatggggtcgaaggaaaaaaggctcgtatgcagtagtcaaagtgtaaaagaaaacaacttacggagggcaagtgtgtcggtctgcaggatcagctgatcgcactccttgtgcccctcctccagccgcgcggccttctcctcggcacccttccgggccttggccatctcctccagctctgcccgcaacaccacagtggcattgcaggcattctccagagcctcgtccaacttggccgctgcggtcacttcagcggccttgagggccttggcgtggtcaagcccagCCTGAATCAATCGAGACTTGAgctctggtagctggtcttgagggcgtttagctcctcctggtgctgccggctgagctcatccttctcccctgtaaccggaaaaatgagtgttagcaaggttacactagtaaaactgaaaagaaaccaagttcaaaggagaaaggaaaaaatagtacgttggg
This region of Lolium perenne isolate Kyuss_39 chromosome 2, Kyuss_2.0, whole genome shotgun sequence genomic DNA includes:
- the LOC127328283 gene encoding uncharacterized protein yields the protein MAKARKGAEEKAARLEEGHKECDQLILQTDTLALRLFPDSQRYAVKKVDAQRKDKGQADLTVPWTPKDHLVALNARVSHMRCIDRNLSDIPDVATQLYRTLWPGEEVPDTFSLINDRLKGAGRRIREWQCSAARAGADSALRVACSWYPELNLDALTGVREGAETDLDPILSAKRQDRAYRIAEYADMRTFIPPPPGVTDYLDEEEGEAEEEVLGDAGAGDAPPEAPAA